TAAACACCAAACCCATGTAGGCGCTAACCGAATAGGAAAGCGACCGCTTAATATCAATCTGGGCGATCGCAATTAAAGAGGCCCCCACCGCAGTCACCGAACCAATGAAGATGATGGCAATGGATGCCACCGGCGATAGCGCTAAAACCGGCTGCAGTTTAATCAGCACCCAAGCGCCGGTTGATACCACGACAGAATTCCGCAAAATCGTGCTGGGGACTGGCCCTTCCATCGCTTCATCTAGCCACAAATGCAACGGAAATTGAGCGCATTTACCTAGAGGGCCGGCAATTAAAGCCAGACTTAATAAGGTGGCAACCGTGGGGTCTAATGTGGCTGTTTTAGCCCATTCTGCTAATTCGGTATAGTTCCAAGTTCCGGCGATGGGCAACAAAGCCACGACTCCCATCAGCAGAACTAAATCACCCACCCGCTTGGTTAAAAAAGCATCGCGGGCACCTGTCACTACGAGAGACTGGTTAAACCACAACCCAACGAGTAAATAGGTTCCGAGGGTGAGGACTTCCAAAATTACATAGCTAAAGAATAAAGAGTTGCACAGGGCTAAACCGCACATCCCGGCTTCAAACAGTCCTAGCAACGCATAGAACCGTGCCCAGCCCCAGTCCATCTCCATGTAACCGACGGCGTAGATTTGGGCTAATAAATTTAACCCGGTTACCAACGCCATTGCCCCAATACTGACGACTGAGATTTCAAGGTCAATTGAGAGATTTAAACCGGCAGCACTTAGCCAGCTAAAAGATATCTCTTGTGGCCCATAATTCCAGGCTGCCGGTAGTGCAATTACACTGTGAGCGAATGCTGAGAATGTCATTAAAGCATTGAGATAGCCTGCCGGTCGTGGGCCGGTGCGGCGGATAATTCCCGGCGACCAAAGCGCACCGATTACCGCACCTATTAAGGCATAACAAGGGACAAACCAAACGCTCTGGAGGAGGAAATTACTCATCCACATTGCCTCTCAAATTTAAACAACAATTCTGCCCAAAGCACAGCCGGCCTGAAGTTCCACAGTTAACCCAGACATCTTGGCGAGTGCAAATTAATGTTTCTTTAATATTTCTATAATAGATTAACTTCAGATCGCTTCACTTGATCTTTTTGATCTCAAGGAATAAGCGATGGTAACAGTAATTTTTATTTATGATCGGGAATAAATACTTACGCTGGAGAGAGGCTCAAACGCGCCTGCTCAGCAGATCATTTGCTTGAACAATTGCTGGCATCGATTTTTATCTATAGAACCGACACAATTTTATTCAAATCTACTTTACTGCTTAAGCTGGTTGGGAAGTCAATAACTAGATTAAAAAAATTACAATAAATTTACATAAAGTGGCAAATAACTAATCTAAAACTTAATTGAACGGCGCAACTGTCACCGGCAGAGGCACGTCAGAGAATAAAGCAGAGTGCCCTCCCTCCATTCAAGTGCTGAGTGCTGAGTCAATTAGAGAGTGCTTTTAGTAGTGAAGGAGTGATTAACGCCTACTTGTATCTATTCCAATGCTGAGTTCTCAGTCAATTCGGGAGTGTTATTTTCCATCACCGACTACAACCCAAAATCTCCAAATCCCCGCGCTGCCGGCTCAAACCCAGTGATCAATAGACAAAGCAGACAAACACGCCGGCATCGGCAGTCTCAATCTCTGGGTAACCAATGGCACAACCAAAACCCGGACAGTGCCTATATATATAGAAAGACTGAATAGCGCCTATATATAGAAAGACTGAATTAAGAAACACGCCACACAACCGCAATTCCCCGCCTCTTGCTGCGGCATAGTAGCCGGGGAAATTGCCCCAACGTCTGATTTTTCTAACGGGTACATCGATCTCAAACCTCAACACGGTTGTGTGTGGGGTCATCCAGTTGTCAACCGCAGGGAGTGATTCATGCCAGACTTAATTCCTGAACAGCAATCTCAGCTTAACGGTCATTACCCGCAAGCCGCATCGCCTGATCTGCAACGAACCCAAGTACAAACCCCTGATGAAAATCTGGTTATTGAAGATGACACAAACTCAGATTATTTAGAACCGCACGGTATGAATTCGCTGGAGAAATTCGTTTTAGTGATTGCGCTCATTTTGCTATTCGTTGCCACAGTCAACGCCGGCATTGCGATTTATCGCATTGAACATCAAAACCAGCAAGAACTCCAGCAATAAAATTCCCCAGAT
This genomic stretch from Microcoleus sp. FACHB-672 harbors:
- a CDS encoding NAD(P)H-quinone oxidoreductase subunit F, translated to MSNFLLQSVWFVPCYALIGAVIGALWSPGIIRRTGPRPAGYLNALMTFSAFAHSVIALPAAWNYGPQEISFSWLSAAGLNLSIDLEISVVSIGAMALVTGLNLLAQIYAVGYMEMDWGWARFYALLGLFEAGMCGLALCNSLFFSYVILEVLTLGTYLLVGLWFNQSLVVTGARDAFLTKRVGDLVLLMGVVALLPIAGTWNYTELAEWAKTATLDPTVATLLSLALIAGPLGKCAQFPLHLWLDEAMEGPVPSTILRNSVVVSTGAWVLIKLQPVLALSPVASIAIIFIGSVTAVGASLIAIAQIDIKRSLSYSVSAYMGLVFIAVGTQQDETALGLLFTYAVAMALLVMSTGTIVWNSITQDLTQYGGLWSRRPITALCYIVGAAGLVAMPPLGGFWSLLQMVDHLWEREPWLVGVLLTVNALTAFSVTREFGLIFAGKPKQMTVRSPEVHWPMMLPMLILTGFTLHVPLLLLNWSLLPDWAIVNQLAAGLLILSTVLGCGAGSLIYLNNSWQKPVQLPSKALQDFFAYDLYTAKLYRLTIVFAVDLVSKTISWIDRYIVDGFVNLVGLATVFSGQGLKYNVSGQTQFYALTILVGVAVLGLLMGWPFLLSHFSFMMAD